The following are encoded in a window of Rosa chinensis cultivar Old Blush chromosome 4, RchiOBHm-V2, whole genome shotgun sequence genomic DNA:
- the LOC112198889 gene encoding uncharacterized protein LOC112198889 — protein MVGKLLTAQDFKIQSFLGMFRNAWRTNGSLQVEEAERQRILVTLSNPSNRVRIWKGAPWGYNHTLVALACYDGVIHVEKVPLTMASYWITLQGIPLAFRSERVMTMIGYTLGEFQEIDKVGKKAGKLRIPVEIPLTKPLPFKRWYWVEDKVEFLCKFKYDKLFGRCSICGLVTHVGLPCSRPSLEEDEDGAERIILGAQHATAVSVMAGDLRLQSEASSSGKSAACVSGLPARVLTHGQTLVFKTPLPSTILEPALGSFLNKP, from the coding sequence ATGGTGGGGAAGCTACTCACTGCTCAGGATTTCAAAATCCAATCCTTCCTAGGGATGTTCCGCAATGCTTGGCGGACTAATGGATCTCTGCAGGTGGAGGAGGCAGAGCGGCAGAGGATCTTGGTCACGCTGTCAAATCCTTCAAATCGGGTTCGTATTTGGAAGGGAGCTCCATGGGGCTATAATCATACACTGGTGGCATTGGCTTGCTATGATGGCGTAATACATGTGGAGAAGGTCCCTCTGACCATGGCTTCATACTGGATAACTCTTCAGGGTATTCCTCTTGCTTTCAGATCCGAAAGGGTGATGACTATGATAGGTTACACCCTTGGGGAGTTTCAAGAGATTGACAAGGTTGGGAAGAAGGCTGGCAAACTCCGCATACCAGTGGAAATTCCGTTGACCAAGCCCCTGCCCTTCAAGCGGTGGTACTGGGTGGAGGACAAGGTTGAGTTCCTGTGTAAGTTTAAATATGACAAACTGTTTGGTCGTTGCTCTATCTGTGGTTTGGTAACTCATGTTGGCCTGCCTTGCTCGAGGCCATCATTggaggaagatgaggatggGGCGGAGAGGATTATTTTAGGGGCACAACATGCAACTGCAGTGTCAGTGATGGCTGGCGATTTGCGACTACAGTCGGAGGCTTCTAGTTCGGGGAAGTCTGCTGCTTGTGTCTCGGGTTTGCCAGCTAGGGTTTTGACTCATGGTCAAACCCTAGTTTTCAAGACTCCTCTTCCAAGTACAATTCTGGAACCAGCTTTGGGTTCCTTCTTGAATAAACCTTGA
- the LOC112195912 gene encoding disease resistance protein RPM1 yields the protein MADLAVSVAILLVEKVISSLDQKITSNVHGDVEKAWKCLRRMQAYLRDSEEIDVGSQMFQNRVKEVQSLAYEIEDAIDKFMVQIPHHFHSNMFSEAIHDIAYFFTERRAISEFSSKIKDIETRVGSFSALDSLLLEPTSSSTRTEENLTHQVLEEDEVVGFEERKGTLLKQLTEANSKLLTILIVGPGGSGKTTIVKNVYDSKLVQGFFDCHSWIDVSRPPKLGKLLRNMLIDFRLKKNNSAWSKYEAVRQIVPRAGMRLFPQQKLKRQKPVHDEEEEEEEEEEEEEEEEEEEEEAAENPKAELNNFLKAKRFLLVLDNVWRVQDLESIVNALPKGLPGSKIIITTRKSDVAPVATYIHDLSCGLSWKYAWYLFCKKAFQSSDENCPRELEHWAKKILKKCEGLPLAISAVGTLLWKKPQTPVEWKKLHESLGSEIRPDSSLSVISRILQPSYMDLPSHLKTCFLYFGMFPEDYLISREKLTRLWLAEGFVMPGRGKTMEEVAESYLNELIARNLVNATRREIDGRVRSCRVLSLVREFIITKAENFITVLEPNCSTTTSGEKIRRLSVQNVEINLLLRDRDLSHIRTLLVFGQACSPSDLEMVLKTSKFLRVFDLQGVPLKIFPKSIIGLRLLRYLCLRQTKIRSVPKSIKNLAFLQTLDLRSTKVTKLPKTIYKFQNMRHLLAYSCDMKSGVARGVDVSAGNIGSLSSIQKLLLVKVQKNRKAIKALRELIGLRKLGLVDLGREHGRELCCSIQKMSELSTLEVRSTSEEEYLDLDHMNSPPGPPLYLQRLSLTGRLKILPQWIAQLHSLIRIALKGSKLNAGANIVEVLQDLPNLMELELVDSFTGVSLIFKAEKFKKLKALRIEKFDQLDLMVVEGGAMPQLKKLTMSKCQNLKLLPFGIDHLIFLQELLLIDMHHEFLARLQKDSEDRYLVENIRVIHSFSGSYQSYTGFQNLS from the coding sequence ATGGCTGATCTAGCCGTTTCTGTAGCAATATTATTAGTTGAGAAGGTGATAAGCTCTTTGGACCAAAAGATCACTAGTAATGTCCATGGTGATGTTGAAAAGGCCTGGAAATGTTTGAGGAGGATGCAAGCCTATCTAAGGGACTCGGAAGAGATTGACGTAGGTAGTCAAATGTTTCAAAATCGTGTCAAAGAGGTCCAAAGTTTAGCTTATGAAATTGAGGATGCTATTGATAAGTTTATGGTTCAGATTCCACATCACTTCCACAGCAATATGTTCTCTGAGGCGATTCACGACATTGCCTACTTTTTCACAGAAAGAAGAGCAATAAGTGAGTTCTCCTCAAAAATTAAAGATATTGAAACGAGAGTTGGTAGCTTTTCAGCCTTGGATTCACTACTTCTTGAGCCAACAAGTTCTAGCACAAGAACAGAAGAAAACCTGACCCACCAAGTTCTCGAGGAAGATGAGGTAGTGGGCTTTGAAGAGCGTAAAGGAACACTCCTCAAACAGTTGACAGAAGCAAATTCAAAGCTCTTGACGATTTTGATTGTAGGTCCAGGCGGCTCCGGCAAAACCACAATCGTGAAGAATGTTTATGACAGTAAACTGGTACAAGGATTTTTTGATTGCCATTCTTGGATTGATGTGTCACGTCCTCCTAAACTTGGAAAGCTCTTGCGTAATATGTTAATCGATTTCAGACTGAAAAAGAATAACAGCGCTTGGAGTAAATATGAAGCTGTTAGACAGATTGTTCCAAGAGCGGGCATGAGACTATTTCCGCAGCAAAAACTGAAAAGACAAAAACCAGttcatgatgaagaagaagaagaagaagaagaagaagaagaagaagaagaagaagaagaagaagaagaagaagcagctgaaAATCCAAAAGCAGAATTGAATAATTTTCTGAAAGCTAAGAGGTTTCTGCTTGTGTTAGATAATGTTTGGAGAGTACAAGATCTGGAATCCATTGTAAATGCTCTACCAAAAGGATTGCCTGGGAGTAAAATAATCATAACTACACGGAAGTCTGATGTAGCTCCGGTTGCCACATATATCCATGATTTGAGTTGTGGTTTGTCATGGAAATATGCCTGGTATCTGTTCTGCAAGAAGGCTTTTCAAAGTAGTGACGAAAATTGTCCGCGCGAGCTCGAGCACTGGGCTAAAAAAATCCTGAAGAAGTGTGAAGGCTTGCCCCTTGCTATTTCAGCTGTTGGTACTTTGCTCTGGAAGAAGCCACAAACTCCAGTTGAGTGGAAGAAGTTACATGAAAGCCTTGGATCTGAAATTAGACCCGATTCTAGTCTTTCTGTTATTAGCCGCATTTTGCAGCCCAGTTATATGGATCTTCCAAGCCATCTGAAAACTTGTTTCTTATACTTTGGCATGTTTCCAGAAGACTATTTAATCAGTCGCGAGAAGCTGACTCGGTTGTGGTTAGCCGAAGGGTTTGTGATGCCAGGAAGAGGAAAAACAATGGAGGAAGTTGCAGAGAGTTATCTCAATGAACTCATTGCAAGAAACTTGGTTAATGCCACCAGAAGAGAGATAGATGGTCGAGTGAGGAGTTGTCGTGTTTTAAGCCTTGTCAGAGAGTTCATCATTACCAAGGCAGAAAACTTCATCACTGTTTTGGAGCCCAACTGCAGTACTACAACGTCAGGTGAGAAAATTCGTCGCCTTTCTGTTCAAAATGTCGAAATCAATTTGCTATTAAGAGATAGGGACTTGAGTCACATTCGTACCTTGCTAGTGTTTGGGCAGGCATGTTCCCCTTCTGATCTTGAAATGGTACTTAAAACCTCTAAATTTTTGAGGGTGTTTGATCTTCAAGGAGTACCTTTGAAGATTTTTCCCAAAAGTATAATTGGTCTCCGCCTTTTGAGGTACTTATGTCTGAGGCAAACTAAAATTAGATCAGTTCCAAAGTCCATAAAAAATCTTGCATTCTTGCAAACTTTAGATCTGAGGTCCACCAAGGTGACAAAATTACCAAAAACGATCTACAAATTCCAGAATATGCGTCATCTTTTAGCTTATAGCTGTGATATGAAATCTGGAGTGGCACGAGGAGTGGACGTGTCTGCGGGCAATATTGGATCGTTATCTTCCATACAGAAGTTGTTACTAGTCAAGGtgcaaaaaaacagaaaagccaTAAAAGCCTTGAGAGAGTTGATTGGTCTCCGGAAGTTGGGGCTGGTCGACCTTGGAAGAGAACATGGAAGAGAATTGTGTTGTTCCATTCAAAAGATGTCAGAGCTTTCAACACTTGAGGTACGATCAACAAGCGAGGAGGAGTATCTCGATTTGGATCATATGAATTCCCCCCCTGGTCCTCCTCTCTATCTCCAACGTCTATCTTTGACAGGGCGCTTAAAAATTCTACCGCAGTGGATAGCGCAGCTTCATAGTCTGATTAGGATTGCTTTGAAGGGTTCAAAACTGAATGCTGGTGCCAACATTGTTGAGGTCCTTCAAGATTTGCCTAATCTGATGGAACTAGAATTGGTTGACTCATTCACTGGGGTATCTTTGATATTCAAAGCTGAAAAGTTCAAGAAACTAAAGGCCTTGCGTATTGAGAAATTTGATCAGCTAGATTTGATGGTCGTCGAGGGTGGAGCAATGCCTCAGCTCAAGAAGTTAACCATGTCTAAATGCCAGAATCTGAAGTTACTTCCATTTGGCATTGATCATCTAATCTTCCTCCAAGAACTGCTCTTGATTGACATGCACCATGAATTCCTTGCTAGGCTACAGAAGGATAGCGAAGACCGTTACTTGGTTGAGAATATTCGAGTTATCCATTCCTTCTCTGGGAGCTACCAATCTTACACTGGATTCCAAAATCTCTCTTGA